tgaagtttgctttaggtcgcgggtctgagggttctaccagggagcaaacctccttagcctcactgtctttcttcagtggggctatcgagtctagtgtctcTCAGTGatcctgtagcactatcgacaatatgatcaatctgggacggactaaagttagcacaggagtcctccgtcacattgagacgtggtattgaatcaaatgcagaaggaatcgcttctttaaatttagctacagcactgtcagttagacatctggtgtagaaacttttgactaacggtgtacactccgggagtataaactcaaaagttatgaggtaatggtctgacagaagaaggttctgtgggaagacctccaaatgctcaaagtcaatgccatatgtaagaacaaggtggagggtgtggccaaagcagtgagtgggtttctttactctctgacagaagccaatcgagtccaacaatgagataaattcagtactaaggcaatcattgtcaatatccacatgaatcttaaaatctcctacaataataaccagttttaaggactaaactaatgaactacacttgttgcatgtactgttatcattaagggaggcagaggaatagctatacatgagacactctgagcaagagggagcgggagggggggaggaaaacatcgcaagctgctaagctggcaaccggaagtgatgcaatacgcttaccggaagagagacaGCGATGCCACTTACACACACCACTtactgtgtttctctctcacttGACAAGGACGAGGAGAACAACCCCCTGGAGACAGAGTTTGGCCTCTCCGCCTACAAGGACCACCAGACCATCACGGTGCAGGAGATGCCGGAGAAAGCCCCGGCCGGCCAGCTGCCCCGCTCTGTGGACATCATCCTGGACAACGATCTGGTGGACTTAGTCAAGCCGGGAGACCGAGTGCAGGCCATCGGGACGTACCGCTGCCTGCCCGGCAAGAAGGGAGGGTTCACCTCCGGGACGTTCAGGTGAGATGGGATCAAGCGTGTGCGCCGGCGCTGCAGACTTCCCCCGAGTTCTTTATCGTTAATTCGCGCTTTTCCCCACTCAGGACCATCATGATCGCCTGTCACGTCAAACCGATGAGCAAGGAAGTGTCACCCAACTtctcagcggacgacgtggccAAGATCAGGAACTTCAGCCGGATCCGCTCCTTGGTAAGACTTGGATCCCCCTAACTACCTATGCGAATCGgctcccttttttatttacttttattgaaTGATTGCTTGAATtcttccttttctgtttttatacTCAGGATGTGTTTGATCAGCTGGCTCACTCCCTGGCTCCCAGTATCCATGGCCACCAGTACATAAAGAAGGCCATTCTCTGCATGCTGCTGGGCGgcgtggagaaggtgctggagaaCGGGTCGCGCATCAGAGGAGACATCAACATCCTGCTCATTGGTACTGCCCTCTTTTCAATTTCCAAAAAGTATTGATCAATGAGCTGTTCTGCTGCACTTTGTTGGAGAGACCGGTTCATCTCATCATTCGTCTTCTTCACCAGGCGATCCATCGGTAGCGAAATCCCAGCTGCTGCGTTACGTGCTTCACACAGCACCCAGGGCCATTCCCACCACCGGGCGGGGCTCCTCTGGAGTGGGTCTGACCGCCGCGGTGACCACCGACCAGGAGACCGGTATGACGTGCACATCCGCACTGGCACGCTAACATTATTGGCGACCGCTTTAGCCTGCGTGCTAACCCTCTTCGTCTGTCTCCCCAAGGCGAGCGCCGCCTGGAGGCGGGCGCCATGGTGCTGGCCGACCGCGGCGTGGTGTGCATCGACGAGTTCGACAAAATGTCCGACATGGACCGCACAGCCATCCACGAGGTGATGGAGCAGGGCCGCGTCACCATCGCCAAGGCCGGCATCCACGCGCGCCTCAACGCCCGCTGCTCCGTGCTGGCGGCCGCCAATCCCGTCTACGGCAGGGTAACGAGAACTCCTCACTTGTTTTACTCGACTCTTCTTCTCTGAAAGTGTTAATCCCGCTCTCGTCTCGTGCAGTACGACCAGTACAAAACCCCCATGGAGAACATCGGCCTCCAGGACTCCCTGCTGTCGCGTTTTGACCTCCTGTTCATCGTGCTGGACCAGATGGATGCCGAGCAGGACCGTGAGATCTCGGACCACGTGCTGAGGATGCACCGCTACCGAGACCCCCGCGAGCAGGAGGGAGCAGGTGCTGTACACGAGGACGTCTTGTAACTGCAATCTTTGCAAAAGGTtgctatttgtttttaaatgttgttaattATTTAGCCATGGCTTTTGGCGGGTCGGTCGACGTCCTGGCTACTGAAGACCCGGACGCCATAGtggaggagcacgaggagctGCAGATCTACGAGAAACACAACAACCTGCTGCATGGAACCAAGAAGAAGAGGTACACACAGGCAcactatatctatctatctatctatctatctatctatctatctatctatctatctatctatctatctatctatctatctatcatctggGTAACTGGCTAAAGAGAGATGCACTGTGTCCTTTTTCTCAGAGATAAGATTTTGAGCAAGGAGTTCATGAGGAAGTACATCCACATCGCCAAGGCGGTGACACCTGTGCTGACTGAGGAGGCAGCCAATCACATTGCAGAGGAGTACTCGAGGCTGAGGAGCCAGGAGCAGATGGGTGCCGACATGGCCCGGGTGAGCACAGGGCCTTTTTATGAAGAGGTTATATTGGGGGTGGACAGAGGTTCTGAGCAGAGGTCTTGACTCGATGTTGCTCTGACCCCGCCCCTCCTGTCCCTCAGACCTCTCCGGTGACGGCCCGTACGCTGGAGACGCTGATCCGGCTGTCCACGGCACACGCCAAGGCCCGCATGAGCAAAGCCGTGGAGCTGGAGGACTCGGAGGTGGCCGTGGAGCTCGTCCAGTTTGCCTACTTTAAAAAGGTCTGTCCCACTGTCTGCTCAAGGACCGaattatgtgttttctttttgtcccgCGTTAACATGTGAATGATGCTCACATTGTCCggtttcctctgcaggtccTGGAGAAGGTGAAGAAACGCTCGAGACAGGAGCGGGACTCGGgttcagaggaagaagaggagtcCTCCACGCAACGTTCACAGAAAACCGAGAAAAAGAGGTGACACTTTTGACACTCATAATGATGAAGAAATGCAACGGCTCTCACAGCCATCATTGATCACACTATCCTGTGTGTCCTGCAGGGGGCGGCCTGGTTCTCAGGGCAGCGAGCCCTACAGCCCGTATGAGTTCAGTGAGGAGCAGGAGGTTCCTGAGAGTAAGCATCCCTTTATTACCTCCCCACGCAGCTCTAGTCTGCTTCCACATTCTCAGGGACCCATTCCTGACATTCAGTctcacttattattatttattctgtttttaagAGACACACTCCTTTTTTGAAGGATAAACTGCAAATGACATTTTTTGCATATGAACTTTGTAGCATGACCACTGTTGAGGCTGAACATCTGTTTGTACTAATCACtccatttaaatgaaatgactGAGAATATCCAATCAACATGATCCAGTCACAGTAAACTCAATATGTACTGTGTAATAAACATATGGATATGGAAAACTAACTCCTACAACGTGTTACTTGCATGGTGTGTGGCCCATTTGTTTTGACAGTGCATGGTGGACTGTAACAGTATATTGAGTTGTACGTTACGCGTGTAGTAACCAAGCAAAGCAGCCTCGGCTTCAGAGGGTGGAGCCTTTAACCTTCAGCTTGCATGTTTGCAACCGTCCTCTGTGCGTATGGGAGTTCTCACGTCGGTCCTTCTGCTCTCTAGTTCAGGCCGGGACCCCCAAGCCAGCCAAGccccagcaggaggaggagcccatGGACGCCGCCTCGCATGCTGGAGACTCGCAGCTTTCCGCAGAGAGGTGGGCGACTCATGTAAACAGAAGTGCATCGATGTATTGCAGATGCATGTTCTTCATGATTAGCTGCTACTTGCTGAAAGTGTCGCTGCGTTCCAGACAGCTCGTAGGTCGGAATCTTTACCAGTTGGAATTTCAAACGTCCGACCTCCAAGCAGCCGCTTCATTAGTTggggagatttaaaaaaaatagtttttgtgAATAACCTTTACGgttttactttatatattattttaatagtgTAGATGCAAATTAACTTTACATCACCTTTCAAAAGTTGACGGGTTGAATGTTTCAACTGCGTCCGTATAAAGTCAGGTTCACCAGCGTTCCTTTGCACTTGTCTGGCCTGGAGGTGAGGTGGTACTCTTAGTCGCCATATGACACGTGCGGCCTTAAACCACAGCGGTGTGGCCACAATCGTAACCAAATCCGTGTGCTTCCTCCACCAGGCTGAAGGAGTTCAAGTCGTCCCTGTTCGCCGTGTTCCAGTCTGCTCACGCCCAGTCGGTGAAGATGACCAACCTGACGGCCGACATTAACAAGGGGCGAGAGAGCCGCTTCACGGAGCCCGAGGTTCGCAGCGCCCTGGCTCGCATGCAGGATGACAACCAGGTCATGATGGCCGACGacatcatcttcctcatctgAGGGGCTGGCGGAGATTGCATGGTCTTAAAAAGAAACCGGGACTTGTATTCAAATGTACATTAATTGTTTTACTCTCATGCACCCTCTGTTCATCTCTTTATGTTGCACACGCAAAAAACCCACTAAACAGCTGATCTCTGTCCCTACCCATGATTATACACAGTTTATTCTCCCGATGGATTGGGGTCCACTGTGGGGCGATGGCTCCGTTGAGCACTGACCCCTCTACTGCTCATTGCTACGTCGGGGTTCACCAACACGTCTGGATTTGTATATAGTTCACAAGAAGTTTTGAAATTGTAACTGTTCTAACTATTAGAAAATAAACATGTGATGGGACATGAGTTGGGTTCTTGTGTTAAAGTGCTGTTACTTCATaccttttaacatttttttatgttgctcCCATTATTTACAAGTTGACATGAAATGTCAACTTAAAGACTTTCTTTGCACACGCACATACTTTTGGTTACACTTCAGTTGGAAGCCTGTCAGCGAGCACTCCTCCGTTGCCGCGGTAACCCATCCACCCGACAGGTGAGCCGTTATCAACCAGGTGGGCCTTGGGCTGGTCCCAACAGGCCAGTATAAAATTTGAGACACTGAACTATCGCCTTCACGTGACTAACACTACAGATGGGCACTTCTTTGGGTTTTTTGCCACGCAAGTCGGTTACGAGGTTGAACTGTTGGATGTTTGCATctacctggaggtgtctgatgcctggtgagccggtctaccgcgttggccctgctgatcgccccacccgattggagttccattcatacattgtcatattcatgtaatgtgtttatgtaactttgtaaaagctgttcattctgtacacatgacatctattcatctgtccatccggggagagggatcctcctctgttgctctcctgaaggtttcttcccttttttccctgtcaaaggttatttttggggagtttttcctgattcgatgtgaggtcaaaggtcagggatgttgtatgtgtacagattgtaaagccctctgaggaaaatgtgtgatattgggctatacaaaataaacagaattgactTGAATGTACCGCCAAGTTCTCAACGACAGTGAGAGACCGATCGGCAGCTCTGGTGGACAGTCCATTTGCTAAATTGTGATttttgggctataaaaaataaagtgaattgaattgcaGTTTTTATTTCGACTGGGAGCAGGAGTGATgtgtcttatatatatatatattcatactttGCATCCTGAGGAAATCACTGCATGCCTCATGCAGGTCGTTTTCTTTGTGCATGCAACCGACCCTAGCTTTATGTTAtgtgaataaaacattattttgaattgATGAAGGCAGTTCAAAATATAAAGCATACTTTGGTGTTTCATTTTTACCTCTTTACTTTTACAAAATGTCTAATTTGAGAGAAAttgtcacaaaaacaaaatgatcacCGAATCTGAACTAATAAAAATCGAATTTGTTCATACCAATGTGTTTCCAGTGTGCCAAGAAATGGTGCAGAAAGGAATTTTAATGTCACAAATGTGAATTGGAACACCGGTTAAACGAAGAGCTTATGTCGGAGATGCTGGGGAACTTTGTGATTTCCCAGAAGAGCTGCTCTTGAATGATTTCACCTCTTCCTGTTCAGTACTGGAGTGTTTACAAGAAGCACAGCGTTTGAACCCTCGAAGCATCCACTTTGTGTGGGAGGTATGGTATCAAAGGATACCATACTCGATATGAGTCAGCCGTGGGTTCAGGTGATGGCAGCTGTTCACAATAAACTAATTACTCAAAGTTACCGTGGCCCTGTCAAGTACAGCGGCGAGCAGATCAGCAGAGCTAGCTTGAGAGCTTTTGGTAAAACCCGAAGAAAAGAGCTGGCATTGTTAGGTCTTAAAGCTCaacatgttgggaaatatacTTATTTGCGTTCTTGTATAAATGTGGAGATAGATATCGCTTTCATATTTTTTGTCCGGTAAATAAAAGGCTGCGGcaagcagctggttagcttagcattaggcTAATGGGGGAAATGGTTAAATCTACCTACAGGCCCTTATAAAGATCACTGATTAACATGTCATATTTGGTGTGTTTAATGTCCACGAGAAACAGAGTGACAGATGGTTTTGCTGCATTTCCTTATTCTTTATCATTTCTTTATGCTCAGAAAACCGGCAGTAGCTTCATATTAAAGGGagttattcagtttattttgtatagcccaatatcacaaattacaaatttgcctcagagggctttacaatctgtacacatacgacatccctgtcccaggacctcacatcggatcaggaaaaactccccaaaaataacctttgacagggaaaaaagggaagaaaccttcaggagagcaacagaggaggatccctctctggacagatgaatagatgtcatgtgaccagaatgaacagagttacagagttacataaacacattacatgaatatgacaatgtatgaatggaactccaatccatgaaacagaaggaggtagagaggagggggggcgaggcgcatcagcagggccaacgcgggaggccggctcaccaggtatcagacacctccaggtccaatggaccctatgagacgtgaagtcacaacgactccggggaggaagcagagttaataaggtgagTAGCATGTCCTCGTTCTTGCTGCATGGGGGCAGTCGACTGGAGGATCTCTCGTCCCAATACCAGTGACGGGTCCGACTGAGCTATCCCTTCAAGGTGTTCATGTTACTGCTCTGTTACCATGCATCCTTGTTGGCCGAACCCGGAACACAAGCCATGCTTTGCTACATCGTCGTGGACTAACGGCTCACCCCTCTGTTGGGTGCTTCTGACGAGCCATTGCCGTCTCAACACAGGCTCCACCCACCTCGCCATGAGATACGGCAATGttacaaagacagaaaaaactTTCAATAGAAGGCCTGAATGCAGGTCATGATAAAGGTGGGGTGGATTCAATTGTACAACTAATACATGCATGTGGCACTAAACTGCACCATCCGGGAGGTCAGTGTAGAGTTATGCATAAAAAGAGGGCATAAACAGGAACAGGACAGGAAATATGTCGGCAACTAATCAAATGAATTGCAAGCTACGGtgactcaaaacacacaatagATACATAATAGTAGATGGCTAGGTTGCCACTTGACCCCCACAAACCTTTCATTTAATACTATGAATTTAAAAGAATACATCATGGTTCTACATTTTCAATATTAAAACCATGCTTttcaacacatttataaaaaaagagcCGACTAAATCCGTCCCCAAACAAAGAGATattagcctcagctgctctCTCAGGTGGGTCTCAGCTCAGGAGGAAAGGCCCAGGTGAGCTTCTCACCCCCTTTTTATAGACTCCGGCCCCTTTGCCTGGGTCCGAATGCCAGACTCCCTGTTCCCGGCCTTTCCACATGGGTTTAAAAAGGTGTTTCAAGCTGAACATGCGACCGGCCGGCCTTTAATAAACCCTTTTAGGAAGTGGTCAGTTTCTATCTGAGCACCAGGTTGAAGGTCACAACGATCGCCTTATGTTTTCAACATATTCAGGTGTTTGTGAGAAGGATATTTCGTCACACTGGTGATGCAGCAAAGTAGCACAGAGGTTCTGGACCCGTCAGTTCGGAGGATGTTATTCTGTAATTCTGCTGATTCATTCCCAGAAGTGTCATCAGCGCTTCCCTGACCTACATCGCTCAGTGTGTAGGTGGACCTTAGTGTTTTAAATGACTCGCAGAAGTCAAATCAAAGTTTAAGGCTGTTCACCACGATGAGTCGGTTCTTAAAGGGACACTAACGGTGACCGGTCCCACCCGCAGGCCCATCTCAAGCGAAGACCTtctttttgaaaagacattatGAATGATGATTTGTTTTCCTGTGGTTTAGGTTGACAACATCCTCCCTAGTTGGTTTTGTGcactgaaagaaaataaatcaagcaTGACTTGCAGGTTATTACACCAGTGTGTTTTGTTAGTGTTCTGTTTTCACAACCACATCAAAAAGGTTTTCACACCTTTGGGTGTCACCAGGCTCATCCCACTTCTTCTAGGCACTGGCGGGTCAAAATGGGGCCAAGTCAAAAGAACAATGTACAAAATATCTTAAGCTACTGTCATCCAGTGTGAGAAGGCCATCGTCTGCTTGAACAGCGAGGACCAAGGCAATGACAAAAGTGCACACACGGGTAGAAACAGGGACAAACAAAGACCACGGAGGCGCTGCTCTCATCTCCAGATCGCCATCTTTCAAAATCAGTGACAGTCATAGCGGAAATGCACCGCAGATCTTCCcaacacacaccgacacagccCGCCTGcatataaaaacacagagagagccggagacagaaccagaggaaccatGCCGCTGGTGAGTGCGCCGAACTCCTCCGTGGCCAAAGAGGGAGGCTGTGGGGTTTGTGATGGACACGTGCTGATAGGATAGGACActttaaatgaaaagtaaatgtATCTTTTGCCTCCAAACCCACAGTTTTATCGCCGTGAAGCAAACAGATGGGAAACCTATTTGTGTCGATGTTTCAGAACCAGTTATGTGTCCCTTTGTGTGTTAGACGTTGATGTTGTTTCTGGCCTTCAGGTGATGAGAGCTctgctggtgttggtgctggGCCTGACGGTCTCCATGAAGTCGGGGCAGGGAGCCAGACTGAGGGGCGCGTCCGTGAGACTGGATCTGGATCCCTCAGTGATGCCTCAGATCGGCAGGGCCGCCTCGACCATCGCCAACATGTCTCTGTCACCGTGGACGTACAGGTGAGGCCTCGCCGGGCTTTTATCTCATTGCTTTGCACCAGTCGgtgccaaaaaataaaaaccctgcTCCCATTTGTTTGGTCGTTCAGTTCTCTGTTGTGGGCGTTCATAGCCTGTGGTCCCATCGGTACAGAtgtgtttcctccctctccagaGAGTCCCGTGTGGAGTCTCGGCTGCCTCGGCAGATCTTCCACGCTGTGTGCCTGACCTCTGGCTGTCTGAGCCTGCAGGGGGGAGCAGAGAACGCAGGCCTGGAGGCCAAACCCATCTACCAccaggtcctggtcctccaCAAGTGAGCAACCGCAGTTTTGGTCAAAGCAGCTGAAAAGTAGTCGGGCCTGTGCTTCTGTTTCTGGTTGAGGTCACTGTGCAACAACCAGTTCGTAGTcgtaaaaaacacattgagtGGGTCCACTGGACAAGGTGGAAATGTAGTCTGGAAAACAAGCTGCTGGGCAGTTATCatgaattgatttttaaatgtatttctgatTTTCTTTCTCCTATATTTGTCATATGCATCTCAGAGAAATAAGTTTCTTTCGCAGAAATTCACGATTTTAATCTGGTTTCTTTTTCAGAATATTACCCTCCTTCCCCAACTACTTGATACTGTATTCTTCTGCacattagcctagcttagcaaaACGACTTGatgcagtctttatgctaagctagctcaaagttaaataattaaataattacgtctacacagaaacagaatatatgatcttaatgctaagctaagctaatcgtcTCCCTGCTCTActtgacagacaggaagatggTATCGATCTGCtggtattttaatttgaatcaACTCTATTTTCCAAGAGTTATTGAactgtacatacacatacagtacaggtATTTTGAGTGAACATTATGGGATGCATAGTTGATAAATGAGTTGGGAGCAATGTGAAAACCAACACATATCTGGTGTTTATCATGTCAAGGAATTGTTGGCTTCTGTTTTTACAGACGCTGCATTCAGGGCAATAAACTGAATGGAAACACGCGTGATTGCACActtttcttgttgtttcttCCCCATCTTTTCTCTGTGATTTTGTTTCACAATCTTACATCATCTGCGTTCAATCGGCCCTCACACATTTCTCCATCCCGCCCCAGAATCTCGAAGCAAAGGCCCGGTACCAGGAGGAGGAAATGGTACAGCCTCAGACTGGGGACGGAGGTGATCTCAGTGGGCTGCACCTGTGTGAGGCCCAGTGTGGTGCCACAGCCGCCACGCGCAGCACTCTTCTGATGTTAGGCTATTATGTAttttacaaagacacacagaaggAATTTTGTTGCACCCATTTCTAATGTCTAGTGTGGCCTTTAACTTGTACCAGCCAATTACTGGCGATCAGAGACATGCTCAGAGCTGCGATGCtttctgccccctagtggtggaAAATGATAAACAGTGTCTGACAAACACATTTACTGTCTGTCATGAGTCATGAGAAGTAAGTTGTTGGAAATGTATCTTTGTATATGCTAAATAatgttgtcttttgttgttgttttaaattcACCTTTAAAAACTGctcttattttattgtaaaccATACCAGAATGCTTtattaaaaggtttttaattcaattctgATGTCTTTTGGACTGTgataaaatattataatttgttCAATCGGAcattgatttataaaaaaaatattatttatgagAATTGACATGCAATGTCAAATAATATATGTCCCATATCAACCGATACGCATCTTGTAAAAGTGAACTCTCTAGATCCACATAGGATGCTAATACATATTAAGGCATGTATTAAGGTGTATTGTCATGTTTCATGGATGTGACCTAAACATTAGTCTCACAGGCAGCCAGTGTTAGTATCAGATCCCTCTATTTTCATCTTTACTAAAAAGAGAATTATTTTAGACTTTCTATTCCAGCATATATATGATTATGTGAAATGTAAGTTGTCACATACATTATAGATTTAAACACtctttaatttatattattggCTTGAATGACCATAAAGTGCATGCAAAACATTGAGGAACAATGAGGAGAAGCAGAGTTTCAGTCAAGCCGTTTTTTACTGACCATGCCAAATAGATACAATCAACCAGCCTCGAAGATACACAGCGACACAGCCACAGCAAGTACAACCCGTCACAGACACAGTGCAGCATGTACACACCTCCATCAAGTCAGTATGACTCAACAAGCtcacttcatgtttctgtttgACTCTTTTTTGGTTTACATTCCTTTGAAAATCAAACACCGACAATCAGAGCACAGTGACACATGGCAAAGCAAAGTGAGACCGCTGGTTGGCCAGGCCCCCCCATCagaactcctcctcctcatgacCAAATCCATCCAAATTCTGAACTACATATCCATCCATGTGCTTTTGAGTTGTGCTTACTGAAATAAGAGTGCAATCAGTGCTCTAAATCTAAGACTCAAATGCATGTCACTGATCTATAACTAGACACTACGGTTAaaagtttttacttttttttaataaagagcTGGAACGAGGCAGAATGCAGCAGAGCTTCCTCCCCCcttttcaagcttttttttgtgcgtgtTTCTCCCTGGAGCGATGTCTGATTCTTCCCTTTGATATTCATAAACCATATCGTGAGATTCACATGAGTACTGCACATGCAGGATTCCCAAAAGACAGACACAACAATCCCACAAAATGCATGAGAGCGGTGGAGCGAGGgaaatctgttttttaaatctttttattcAATAAGGGAAACAGCAGAAGCTTGTGTGTAATTTCCTGTT
The nucleotide sequence above comes from Cyclopterus lumpus isolate fCycLum1 chromosome 24, fCycLum1.pri, whole genome shotgun sequence. Encoded proteins:
- the mcm3 gene encoding DNA replication licensing factor MCM3 is translated as MSTNVADDQAMREAQRDYLDFLDDDQDQGVYQSKVRDMISENKGRLVVNINDLRRRNEARAAKLMSNAFEELLAFQRALKDFVATVDATYAKQYEEFFVALEGSFGTKHVTPRTLTSRLLGSMVCVEGIITKCSLVRPKVVRSVHYCPATKKTIERKYTDMTSLDAFPTSAIYPTKDEENNPLETEFGLSAYKDHQTITVQEMPEKAPAGQLPRSVDIILDNDLVDLVKPGDRVQAIGTYRCLPGKKGGFTSGTFRTIMIACHVKPMSKEVSPNFSADDVAKIRNFSRIRSLDVFDQLAHSLAPSIHGHQYIKKAILCMLLGGVEKVLENGSRIRGDINILLIGDPSVAKSQLLRYVLHTAPRAIPTTGRGSSGVGLTAAVTTDQETGERRLEAGAMVLADRGVVCIDEFDKMSDMDRTAIHEVMEQGRVTIAKAGIHARLNARCSVLAAANPVYGRYDQYKTPMENIGLQDSLLSRFDLLFIVLDQMDAEQDREISDHVLRMHRYRDPREQEGAAMAFGGSVDVLATEDPDAIVEEHEELQIYEKHNNLLHGTKKKRDKILSKEFMRKYIHIAKAVTPVLTEEAANHIAEEYSRLRSQEQMGADMARTSPVTARTLETLIRLSTAHAKARMSKAVELEDSEVAVELVQFAYFKKVLEKVKKRSRQERDSGSEEEEESSTQRSQKTEKKRGRPGSQGSEPYSPYEFSEEQEVPEIQAGTPKPAKPQQEEEPMDAASHAGDSQLSAERLKEFKSSLFAVFQSAHAQSVKMTNLTADINKGRESRFTEPEVRSALARMQDDNQVMMADDIIFLI
- the il17a/f3 gene encoding interleukin 17a/f3 isoform X3, translated to MPLVMRALLVLVLGLTVSMKSGQGARLRGASVRLDLDPSVMPQIGRAASTIANMSLSPWTYRESRVESRLPRQIFHAVCLTSGCLSLQGGAENAGLEAKPIYHQVLVLHKILPSFPNYLILYSSAH
- the il17a/f3 gene encoding interleukin 17a/f3 isoform X1 — translated: MPLVMRALLVLVLGLTVSMKSGQGARLRGASVRLDLDPSVMPQIGRAASTIANMSLSPWTYRESRVESRLPRQIFHAVCLTSGCLSLQGGAENAGLEAKPIYHQVLVLHKISKQRPGTRRRKWYSLRLGTEVISVGCTCVRPSVVPQPPRAALF
- the il17a/f3 gene encoding interleukin 17a/f3 isoform X2, coding for MRALLVLVLGLTVSMKSGQGARLRGASVRLDLDPSVMPQIGRAASTIANMSLSPWTYRESRVESRLPRQIFHAVCLTSGCLSLQGGAENAGLEAKPIYHQVLVLHKISKQRPGTRRRKWYSLRLGTEVISVGCTCVRPSVVPQPPRAALF